Proteins encoded within one genomic window of Gammaproteobacteria bacterium:
- a CDS encoding FAD-dependent oxidoreductase, translating to MPAGRRLAALAIVTALAVTACQPADPVAADADVIVVGAGIAGLAAALEAESHGARVLVIEANSVAGGHAVRAGGFALVDTPLQRSRGYHDSPDIAYRDLMAWGEDADPWWVRFYVDNSREQVYDWLTAMGVKFTVVVPAPQASVPRFHFTRGAAVNAVVPMIREALARPRIEFLWNTEVTEILRRDGRIAGVRTERSRSGGRRLYHAPAVILATGGFQSNLDLVRRSWRRDLPAPARLLIGAGQYATGSGLRLVEPFGAALTRMDHQVTFVNGLPDPRDPGGGHGLLTQNPAAIWVDATGRRFTNEAASSKVTDRAVLRQSPATHWLVFDATGARQLTIRGAAWLSAKTIEEEILDNPTLVSRADDIAALAAAAGLPPDALVETVQRFNRFVDQGMDTDFGRIGPGMSEAPPPALRQPPYYAIQLFPMTRKSMGGLEIDHETRVLGGAGQVIRGLFAAGEATGVAGINGSHGGEGTFLGPSVLIGRVAGRSAVAQALGPQALGRRQAADAAPADASPAAVAPRAQPANLPALLAQQRRGYWHFGVSHALVVERGESCDSCHKSPWGTGPATTAAQRIVQLDSCVRCH from the coding sequence AGGCGGAGAGCCACGGTGCGCGCGTGCTGGTGATCGAGGCGAATTCCGTCGCCGGCGGCCATGCGGTGCGCGCCGGCGGTTTCGCCCTCGTCGACACGCCGCTCCAGCGCAGCAGGGGCTACCACGATTCCCCCGACATCGCCTACCGCGACCTCATGGCCTGGGGCGAGGATGCGGACCCCTGGTGGGTGCGCTTCTACGTCGACAATTCCCGCGAGCAGGTCTACGACTGGCTCACGGCCATGGGCGTGAAGTTCACCGTGGTGGTGCCCGCTCCCCAGGCCAGCGTGCCGCGCTTCCACTTCACCCGCGGCGCCGCCGTCAATGCCGTCGTGCCCATGATCCGCGAGGCGCTGGCCCGCCCGCGCATCGAGTTCCTCTGGAATACGGAAGTCACCGAGATCCTCCGCCGCGACGGCCGGATTGCCGGCGTGCGCACCGAGCGCAGCCGCAGCGGCGGCCGGCGCCTGTACCACGCGCCGGCCGTGATCCTCGCCACCGGCGGCTTTCAGAGCAACCTCGATCTCGTGCGCCGCAGCTGGCGACGTGACCTGCCGGCGCCGGCGCGGCTGCTGATCGGCGCCGGGCAGTACGCGACCGGCAGCGGCCTGCGGCTGGTCGAGCCCTTCGGCGCCGCCCTCACCCGCATGGATCACCAGGTCACCTTCGTCAACGGCCTGCCGGATCCGCGTGACCCCGGTGGCGGCCACGGTCTGCTGACGCAGAACCCGGCGGCCATCTGGGTCGATGCCACAGGACGGCGCTTTACCAACGAGGCGGCCTCGAGCAAGGTCACCGACCGGGCGGTGCTGCGCCAGTCGCCCGCCACGCACTGGCTGGTGTTCGACGCCACCGGCGCCAGGCAGCTGACGATCCGCGGCGCGGCCTGGCTGTCGGCGAAGACCATCGAGGAGGAAATCCTCGACAACCCAACCCTGGTGAGCAGGGCGGACGACATTGCCGCGCTGGCCGCAGCAGCCGGCCTGCCGCCCGACGCGCTGGTGGAGACGGTGCAGCGCTTCAACCGCTTCGTCGACCAGGGCATGGACACCGACTTCGGCCGCATTGGCCCCGGCATGAGCGAAGCCCCGCCGCCGGCGCTGCGCCAGCCGCCGTACTACGCCATCCAGCTGTTCCCGATGACACGCAAGAGCATGGGTGGCCTGGAAATCGACCACGAGACGCGCGTGCTCGGCGGTGCCGGCCAGGTCATCCGCGGGCTGTTCGCCGCGGGCGAGGCGACGGGCGTGGCCGGCATCAACGGCAGCCATGGCGGCGAGGGAACCTTCCTCGGCCCGAGCGTGCTCATCGGCCGCGTCGCCGGCCGCAGCGCGGTGGCGCAGGCCCTGGGTCCGCAGGCGCTCGGCAGGCGCCAGGCAGCGGACGCAGCTCCCGCGGACGCATCGCCGGCCGCGGTCGCTCCCCGGGCCCAGCCCGCAAATCTGCCGGCATTGCTGGCCCAGCAACGCCGCGGCTACTGGCACTTCGGCGTTTCCCACGCCCTCGTGGTGGAACGCGGCGAGTCCTGCGACAGCTGCCACAAGAGCCCATGGGGCACCGGCCCGGCGACCACGGCGGCACAGCGTATCGTGCAGCTGGACAGCTGCGTGCGATGCCACTGA